One window from the genome of Isachenkonia alkalipeptolytica encodes:
- a CDS encoding plasmid partition protein ParG, with translation MKIQQNINIKLDKEIHKRLKAIAAMEGSTMQEVLEKVINDYVKRRWKKEMEG, from the coding sequence TTGAAAATACAGCAAAATATAAATATTAAACTTGATAAAGAAATTCACAAAAGACTGAAAGCAATAGCGGCGATGGAAGGAAGCACCATGCAAGAAGTACTGGAGAAGGTTATCAATGACTATGTAAAGCGTAGATGGAAAAAAGAAATGGAGGGGTAA